From one Prochlorococcus marinus str. MIT 0912 genomic stretch:
- a CDS encoding ABC transporter transmembrane domain-containing protein, producing MENNFELNLKDIKAFQNLSTQGLEKIKKKSRFIKYNLGQIISQNFIIPNSINLIITGEARLLSKKDSKTETVTKLGQGLFTGLGSFLNVKACEEITASSELQCLALEDELILDLYLSEPSFYKWCNSNAQPGEIQLLAENLITKSTRNDINLKAAFQQLINNSKIKIVENNNDLILNKDLTTIVSSNNVIDNNVGDIIEDNSKIKTKGPLPARFIEIPKNLFKAFISTPQNTAGIETKEISSLKNNNLENAPLLPEVSGTDIGQIYQEENFEIITAEGSLKETQACLEMLAREMDLPFRKDAVEKVLRDTIRGGEQPTLQICGSIAAILGLHATGAKIPRQFANRLQTPSIITWKESFALVINSNAKFLTIASPKEGLLKISSTEFESKLPDFLEVLLVEKTYMTPEKKFGIDWFWPALKKHKNVLIQVLLASFVVQLFGLANPLLIQVIIDKVISQRSLDTLQILGFALVIVTILGGILGSLRTFLFTETTNRIDTRLGAEVIDHLLRLPLKYYDKRPVGELASRISELEKIRNFLTGQALTTLLDACFSLIYILVMVIYSWLLTLIALGVVPLQILLTLIGTPLIRRQIRDVAQENAKTQSHLIEVLTGIQTVKAQNVETVSRWKWQDLYNKYIARTFEKTITGTALNETSNVLQQLSQLLVLWVGATLVLNGQLTLGQLIAFRIISGYVTQPILRLSSIWQNIQELRVSFERLADIVDTQEESSEADKSNIPLSSIKGHVRFHDICFGFNQNDQVLNTINLEISPGKFIGIAGQSGSGKSTLMKLLPRLYQPQKGKILIDDLDISKVELYSLRRQIGIVPQDPLLFSGTISDNIALTNPNVSSEEIVEAAKIAGAHEFIMELPMGYSSNVGERGAGLSGGQRQRIAIARTILSKPKLLIMDEATSALDYDTERKVCENIKRASKGTTCFFITHRLNTIRNADMIVLLHKGVLDEKGTHQELMENKGRYYALFRQQESSE from the coding sequence ATGGAAAATAATTTCGAATTAAATCTTAAAGATATTAAAGCATTTCAAAATTTATCAACACAAGGTTTAGAAAAAATAAAAAAGAAAAGTAGATTCATAAAATATAATTTAGGCCAAATAATTTCACAAAATTTTATTATACCTAATTCAATCAATTTAATTATTACGGGAGAAGCAAGACTATTGTCTAAAAAAGATTCAAAAACTGAGACCGTTACCAAATTGGGTCAAGGATTATTTACTGGTCTTGGATCTTTTCTTAACGTAAAAGCTTGTGAAGAAATTACAGCATCTTCTGAATTACAATGTCTTGCACTTGAAGATGAGTTAATACTGGATTTGTATCTAAGTGAGCCTTCATTTTATAAATGGTGTAATAGCAATGCACAGCCGGGAGAAATACAATTGCTAGCTGAAAATTTAATCACAAAATCAACTAGAAATGATATAAATTTAAAAGCTGCATTTCAACAATTAATTAACAATAGTAAGATTAAAATAGTCGAAAATAATAATGATCTGATTTTAAATAAAGACTTAACTACCATAGTATCAAGTAATAATGTTATTGACAATAACGTTGGAGATATTATCGAAGATAATAGTAAAATAAAAACAAAAGGTCCATTACCCGCAAGATTTATTGAAATCCCTAAAAATCTTTTTAAAGCTTTTATCTCAACTCCACAAAATACTGCAGGAATCGAAACCAAAGAAATTTCTTCTTTAAAGAACAATAATCTCGAAAATGCCCCTCTTTTGCCTGAAGTAAGTGGGACAGATATTGGGCAAATTTATCAAGAAGAAAATTTTGAGATCATTACTGCAGAAGGAAGCCTAAAAGAAACGCAAGCATGCCTAGAAATGCTCGCAAGAGAAATGGATTTGCCTTTCAGAAAGGATGCAGTTGAAAAAGTTCTAAGAGATACTATTAGGGGTGGAGAACAGCCTACCTTACAAATATGTGGTTCCATTGCTGCAATCCTTGGGCTCCATGCAACAGGAGCAAAAATTCCAAGACAATTTGCAAATAGATTGCAAACACCTTCAATTATTACTTGGAAAGAATCTTTTGCCCTAGTAATTAATAGCAATGCCAAATTTCTAACAATTGCTTCTCCAAAAGAAGGATTGTTGAAAATTTCATCAACTGAATTTGAATCAAAGCTACCAGATTTTCTTGAAGTTTTACTGGTAGAAAAAACATACATGACTCCAGAAAAAAAATTTGGGATTGACTGGTTTTGGCCCGCACTTAAAAAACACAAAAATGTTTTAATTCAAGTTCTACTAGCTTCTTTTGTCGTACAACTGTTTGGATTAGCAAACCCTCTTTTAATCCAAGTTATTATCGACAAGGTTATTAGCCAAAGAAGTCTAGATACATTACAAATACTAGGTTTTGCACTAGTTATTGTGACTATTTTAGGAGGGATACTTGGAAGTTTGAGAACATTTTTATTTACCGAAACAACTAATAGAATTGATACAAGATTAGGTGCAGAGGTTATAGATCATTTATTACGTTTACCATTAAAATATTACGACAAAAGACCTGTAGGGGAACTAGCAAGCAGAATTTCAGAATTAGAAAAAATTAGGAATTTCCTAACTGGTCAAGCACTGACAACACTTTTAGATGCATGCTTTTCGTTGATTTATATTTTGGTTATGGTAATTTACAGCTGGTTATTAACATTAATCGCCCTAGGAGTTGTTCCATTACAAATACTTTTAACTCTCATTGGAACACCCCTGATCAGAAGACAAATACGTGATGTTGCTCAAGAAAATGCAAAAACACAAAGTCATTTAATAGAAGTTCTGACAGGTATACAAACTGTCAAAGCCCAAAATGTTGAAACAGTTAGTCGTTGGAAATGGCAAGATTTATACAATAAATATATAGCAAGAACTTTCGAGAAAACAATTACTGGAACAGCTTTAAACGAGACCAGTAACGTACTTCAACAACTTTCTCAGCTATTAGTTTTATGGGTTGGTGCCACCTTGGTTCTCAATGGACAACTAACTTTGGGTCAGTTAATAGCCTTCAGAATAATATCTGGATACGTAACCCAACCAATTCTTAGATTGAGCAGTATCTGGCAAAATATACAAGAACTTAGAGTCTCGTTTGAAAGGCTCGCAGATATAGTAGATACTCAAGAAGAATCAAGTGAAGCCGATAAATCCAACATTCCTCTTTCAAGTATTAAGGGTCATGTTCGCTTTCATGATATTTGCTTTGGATTTAATCAAAACGATCAAGTTCTAAATACAATTAATTTAGAAATTTCACCTGGCAAATTCATAGGAATTGCAGGACAAAGTGGCAGTGGCAAAAGTACGTTAATGAAACTTTTACCAAGGTTATATCAACCACAAAAAGGAAAAATATTAATAGATGATTTAGATATTTCTAAAGTTGAACTTTATTCTTTAAGAAGACAAATAGGAATTGTTCCACAAGATCCACTTTTATTTTCAGGAACAATTAGTGACAATATTGCATTAACCAACCCAAATGTTTCAAGCGAAGAAATAGTTGAAGCCGCCAAAATAGCAGGCGCACATGAATTCATCATGGAATTACCTATGGGCTATAGTTCTAATGTTGGGGAGAGAGGAGCTGGTTTATCAGGAGGGCAAAGACAAAGAATTGCCATTGCCAGAACAATTTTAAGCAAGCCAAAATTACTAATTATGGACGAAGCAACGAGTGCACTCGATTATGATACTGAGCGAAAAGTTTGTGAAAATATTAAACGTGCATCGAAAGGTACAACATGCTTTTTTATCACCCACAGATTAAATACAATCAGAAATGCGGATATGATCGTTTTATTACACAAAGGAGTTCTTGATGAAAAAGGAACTCATCAAGAATTAATGGAAAATAAAGGTAGATACTATGCCTTATTTAGACAGCAGGAGTCGAGCGAATGA
- a CDS encoding DUF4214 domain-containing protein produces MAVVSTELAKSYFLSDSTSSYRYSIEDSWGYDDHSWTANATYYIHDITGSYLFKNFGSYRDYSYQGRISTYNIDQDIKNFIVDSFTQLDPLIDLDFTRVFNESDSSIDIYRATIPGYESSAGVAWSLPWLENYSFTKSRWTYKYNSDVTFNLSSNSNRSILANYPSLNSFDAYVILHEIAHALGLSHPTKEGEVEDPYGSWHDSSDTLMSYNFVDTGTATPFFTATDISALQLIYGVESGSAPSDISLSSTIFQENIFANSNVANISTTDPDNLDTHSYSLVLGEDDDDNNLFTITGNNLIINSTPNYEIKNLYKVRISSTDQSNNSFSKAFTLNVSDVNEAPVLVYLSNVRFNENIQADTIISTIYTADVDHLDSHTYKLFNTNLYTDNQYFRIQNNQLYILTTPDYEQKSTYRVAIQSTDSGGLTFDNYINLYVDNIPESPEIDLSTRLFNENLSSNTIISNLTNINQEEVNSTTYSFVSGEGDTDNAMFTIDQSNLKINFIPDFEATPTYSIRVKAVDSNNLSTEKQFVLSVNDLNEAPTEIKLSSLSIDENIAANSILGIISSTDPDASDSHTYSFVSGTGDTDNDLFTISGASLFIKNSPDYEAKSTYSIRLQSEDDGGKTFAQTFSLSVNDLNEAPTEIKLSSLSIDENIAANSILGIISSTDPDASDSHTYSFVSGNGDTDNDLFTISGASLFIKNSPDYEAKSTYSIRLQSEDDGGKTFAQTFSLSVNDLNEAPTEIKLSSLSIDENIPANVTVATLFTSDEDATDSHSYTLVSGSGDTDNSSFLISGNSIKIQTSPDYETKSIYSIRVRTIDSGGKTLEQAFNLLVSDVDEIKPLIFGPANSSGAPTSKTNVFENNAVVHTFNANETVTWSIDQLSSSLFQIDSASGVLTFKQKPDYEIPFTPSGTVVKVETNLSGNPSDLYIELFDQNGSASTLTSTTANNFLAYVNDSSYQNTIIHRSVSNAVLQGGGYTAPISASYAPISILSKGTIFNEPGNSNKIGTIAMAKVPGDPDSATSQWYFNLSDNVSLDSSNGGFTVFGRVLADGFDVLEELSNATIYNASNYYSNSVFSQLPLLNYDSTLGVQPDNFLTFKTISLADNYSTIAPNKYNVNVIATDTQGNSSSQYLIVNINDLNEILSTDGNDLSQTTSRNDYIDGLGGTDTVTFSGKFSDYAFTRGTNTLEIADQRTTGTTDGTDTLKNIEYIQFSDQTVEASKVDVVKTYSGNYHEYKFYNRGNGKYEIKTDSGYDDITGYPLLRFSGEDTTSALRDVSAIADIKATFDQVTGLTDPSGEMFQLYNAAFKRFPDAEGLKYWINVYSSGINTKKVVAASFVRSAEFKSRYGENVTTEEYVTTLYRNVYDRLPDEDGFNYWVGSLNKEEQSRSDVLMNFAISDENDALFTEMTGLS; encoded by the coding sequence ATGGCAGTTGTTAGTACTGAATTAGCGAAAAGTTATTTCTTATCAGATAGTACATCCAGTTATAGATATTCAATAGAAGATAGTTGGGGGTATGATGACCATTCTTGGACAGCAAATGCGACTTATTATATACATGATATAACTGGTAGTTATTTATTTAAAAATTTTGGTAGTTATAGAGATTACTCTTATCAAGGTAGAATTTCAACTTATAATATTGATCAAGATATTAAGAATTTTATAGTTGATTCTTTTACTCAATTAGATCCATTAATTGATTTAGATTTTACTAGAGTTTTTAATGAAAGTGATTCATCTATTGATATTTATAGAGCAACTATCCCTGGATATGAGTCGAGTGCAGGTGTTGCATGGTCATTGCCTTGGTTAGAGAACTATAGCTTTACTAAATCTCGCTGGACTTATAAATATAATAGCGATGTTACTTTTAATTTAAGTAGTAATAGTAATAGATCTATTTTAGCTAATTATCCAAGTTTAAATTCATTTGATGCTTATGTCATTTTGCATGAAATTGCCCATGCTTTAGGTTTATCTCATCCTACAAAAGAAGGAGAAGTAGAAGACCCATATGGTAGTTGGCATGATTCTAGTGATACATTAATGTCTTATAATTTTGTTGATACAGGAACTGCTACACCATTTTTTACGGCTACAGATATATCAGCTTTACAGTTGATTTATGGTGTTGAATCTGGGTCTGCTCCTTCTGATATATCATTATCTTCGACTATTTTTCAGGAAAATATATTTGCTAATAGTAATGTTGCGAATATCTCAACAACCGACCCCGATAATTTAGATACTCATTCATATTCATTGGTTTTGGGTGAGGACGATGATGATAATAATCTTTTTACTATTACGGGTAATAATTTAATTATTAATAGTACTCCAAATTATGAAATCAAGAATTTATATAAAGTAAGAATTTCCTCGACTGATCAATCTAATAATAGTTTTTCGAAAGCATTCACTTTGAATGTCAGTGATGTTAATGAAGCACCTGTATTAGTTTATTTATCCAATGTTAGATTTAATGAAAATATTCAAGCCGATACTATTATATCTACAATATATACAGCTGATGTTGATCACTTAGACTCCCATACTTATAAGCTATTTAATACAAATTTATATACAGATAATCAATATTTTCGGATTCAGAATAATCAATTATATATTTTAACTACTCCTGACTATGAGCAAAAATCAACATATCGGGTAGCTATTCAATCTACAGATAGCGGGGGCTTGACTTTTGATAATTATATCAACCTCTATGTAGATAACATCCCTGAATCTCCAGAGATTGATCTATCTACTCGACTTTTCAATGAGAATCTATCATCTAATACAATTATTTCTAATTTAACTAATATTAATCAAGAAGAGGTTAACTCAACTACTTATTCTTTTGTTTCTGGTGAAGGTGATACAGATAATGCAATGTTTACGATTGACCAATCAAATTTGAAAATTAATTTTATACCAGATTTTGAAGCGACACCAACCTATAGTATTCGAGTAAAAGCAGTTGATAGTAATAATCTATCTACGGAGAAGCAATTCGTTCTCAGTGTCAATGATTTAAATGAAGCGCCAACAGAAATCAAGCTGAGCAGTTTAAGTATTGATGAAAATATTGCAGCGAATTCAATCTTGGGAATAATTTCCTCAACTGATCCTGATGCTAGCGATAGTCATACGTATTCATTTGTGAGTGGTACTGGTGATACGGATAATGATCTATTTACAATTTCTGGGGCATCACTTTTTATTAAAAACTCACCAGATTACGAAGCAAAGTCGACTTATAGCATTCGATTACAATCAGAAGATGATGGAGGGAAAACTTTTGCTCAAACGTTTTCTTTAAGTGTCAATGATTTAAATGAAGCGCCAACAGAAATCAAGCTGAGCAGTTTAAGTATTGATGAAAATATTGCAGCGAATTCAATCTTGGGAATAATTTCCTCAACTGATCCTGATGCTAGCGATAGTCATACGTATTCATTTGTGAGTGGTAATGGTGATACGGATAATGATCTATTTACAATTTCTGGGGCATCACTTTTTATTAAAAACTCACCAGATTACGAAGCAAAGTCGACTTATAGCATTCGATTACAATCAGAAGATGATGGAGGGAAAACTTTTGCTCAAACGTTTTCTTTAAGTGTCAATGATTTAAATGAAGCGCCAACAGAAATCAAGCTGAGCAGTTTAAGTATTGATGAGAATATTCCAGCGAATGTAACGGTAGCGACGCTTTTCACCAGTGATGAAGACGCCACAGATAGTCATAGTTATACGTTAGTTAGTGGAAGCGGAGATACAGATAATAGCTCGTTTTTGATTAGTGGAAATAGCATAAAGATCCAGACGAGCCCTGATTACGAGACGAAGTCGATATATAGCATTCGTGTCAGAACGATTGATAGCGGTGGAAAAACCTTGGAACAAGCCTTCAACTTGTTAGTTAGTGATGTGGATGAAATCAAGCCTTTAATTTTTGGCCCAGCTAACAGCTCTGGTGCACCCACTTCTAAAACAAATGTTTTTGAAAATAACGCAGTTGTACATACATTCAATGCTAATGAGACTGTTACCTGGTCAATAGATCAACTTTCTAGCTCTTTATTTCAAATTGATAGTGCAAGTGGTGTACTAACTTTTAAACAAAAACCTGATTATGAAATCCCATTTACTCCTTCTGGAACTGTTGTCAAAGTAGAAACCAATTTGTCAGGCAACCCAAGTGATCTATATATAGAACTGTTTGATCAAAATGGTTCCGCTAGCACCTTAACGTCGACCACAGCCAATAATTTTCTTGCTTATGTCAATGATTCCTCCTATCAAAATACAATTATTCATCGATCCGTTTCGAATGCTGTTTTGCAAGGTGGGGGTTATACGGCACCTATTTCAGCATCATATGCACCTATTTCGATCCTTTCAAAAGGAACTATTTTTAATGAACCAGGGAATTCTAATAAGATTGGAACCATTGCCATGGCAAAGGTTCCAGGTGATCCAGATAGCGCTACATCTCAGTGGTATTTCAATCTTTCAGATAATGTATCTTTAGATTCATCTAATGGTGGATTTACTGTCTTTGGACGAGTGTTGGCAGATGGATTTGATGTTTTAGAAGAACTCTCCAATGCAACAATTTATAATGCTTCTAATTATTATTCTAATAGTGTTTTTTCTCAGTTACCTTTACTTAATTATGATTCGACGTTAGGTGTTCAACCAGACAATTTTCTAACGTTTAAGACAATTAGTCTTGCAGATAATTATTCTACAATTGCGCCTAATAAATATAATGTCAATGTAATTGCAACTGACACTCAAGGTAATAGCTCAAGTCAATATCTAATAGTCAATATCAATGATTTGAATGAAATTTTATCGACTGATGGAAATGATTTGTCCCAAACCACTTCAAGAAATGATTATATCGATGGTCTAGGTGGAACAGATACTGTCACTTTCTCAGGAAAGTTTTCAGACTACGCCTTTACCCGTGGAACAAATACTCTGGAAATCGCCGACCAAAGGACAACAGGAACAACTGATGGAACAGATACTCTCAAAAATATTGAATACATTCAATTCTCAGATCAAACCGTAGAAGCATCAAAAGTAGACGTCGTTAAAACCTATAGCGGTAATTATCATGAATACAAGTTCTACAACAGAGGCAATGGAAAATATGAAATCAAGACTGACTCTGGTTATGACGACATCACTGGCTATCCCTTATTGAGATTTTCTGGAGAAGACACAACAAGTGCCTTACGTGATGTCAGTGCTATTGCTGATATTAAAGCGACCTTTGATCAAGTCACTGGATTAACTGATCCCTCTGGTGAAATGTTCCAACTCTATAACGCTGCCTTTAAACGATTCCCTGATGCCGAAGGTTTGAAATATTGGATTAATGTCTATAGTTCTGGGATTAATACAAAGAAAGTTGTTGCTGCATCATTTGTTCGATCAGCTGAATTTAAAAGTCGTTATGGAGAGAACGTGACCACTGAAGAATATGTCACGACCTTGTATCGCAATGTGTATGACCGTTTACCAGATGAAGATGGTTTTAACTATTGGGTGGGAAGTTTAAATAAAGAAGAACAGAGCAGATCAGACGTTCTCATGAATTTTGCTATCTCAGATGAAAATGATGCTCTCTTTACTGAAATGACTGGATTGAGTTGA
- a CDS encoding peptidylprolyl isomerase: MNSNNLLLPLIKKELLREKLENYKLEENEVKEILARFFEEKKISGEEEFKKLLDNKQINRDEFINTITYDIRIKNYAKQEYGHQAESHFLKKKNDLDSVVYSLIRIKDPFKAKELFLRISEGEADFGTTAQKFSEGSERITRGIVGPVKLTQAHPLLVEVLRTSKIGHVNEPISIDNWQIIVRVEAYQHSKFDEQMSIEMATDIFEKELEKESKTILHGMISIN, encoded by the coding sequence TTGAATAGTAATAATTTGCTATTGCCACTTATAAAGAAAGAGCTGCTTAGAGAGAAACTCGAAAATTACAAATTAGAAGAAAACGAAGTAAAAGAAATATTAGCTCGATTTTTTGAAGAGAAAAAGATAAGCGGTGAAGAAGAATTCAAAAAATTACTTGATAATAAACAAATAAATAGAGATGAGTTTATTAATACCATAACGTATGATATAAGAATTAAAAATTATGCTAAACAAGAATACGGACATCAAGCTGAGTCTCATTTTTTAAAGAAGAAAAATGATTTAGACTCAGTTGTTTATAGCTTAATAAGAATTAAAGATCCTTTTAAAGCTAAAGAGTTATTCCTAAGGATTTCAGAAGGAGAGGCTGATTTCGGAACAACAGCTCAGAAATTTTCCGAAGGAAGTGAGAGAATTACTAGAGGTATTGTAGGTCCAGTCAAATTAACTCAAGCACATCCTTTATTAGTCGAAGTGCTAAGAACAAGCAAAATCGGACATGTCAATGAGCCAATATCAATAGATAATTGGCAAATTATTGTGAGAGTGGAAGCCTATCAACATTCAAAATTTGATGAACAAATGTCAATTGAAATGGCAACAGATATTTTCGAAAAAGAACTAGAAAAAGAATCTAAGACTATACTCCATGGTATGATAAGTATTAATTGA
- a CDS encoding DUF6447 family protein, which translates to MSPIKIDDTEYSSENLSEKAKAYLGNIQFIQTEVNKLQDQIRIYKVAESQFGQLLKDELQN; encoded by the coding sequence ATGTCTCCAATAAAAATCGATGATACTGAGTATAGCTCAGAAAACTTATCAGAAAAAGCAAAAGCATACCTTGGAAATATACAATTCATCCAAACAGAAGTTAATAAGCTTCAAGATCAAATCAGAATTTACAAGGTTGCTGAAAGTCAATTTGGTCAATTATTAAAAGACGAACTACAAAATTGA
- a CDS encoding HlyD family secretion protein — protein sequence MKLKKLPIKKKLNELSITAKDFIEKNINITPKKWIEYLQDSLEKGVITRQEEVVLNQPKYWARAISWSLMGGTAFGVLWLSLGKTEEIIVATGKLEPIKGVIEIQMPLEGITKKVLVKEGEKVVKGQKLIQLDTEISIAKRQALEESLKINNDILSRLKILVREGAVSELQYLQQENKIAELKSQIKESNVIIKYQELISPSDGMVFDLKPKGPGFVARTSEPVLKIVPTDFLQARVEIPSRSIGFVSVNKKADISIDSFPATDFGVISGVVKRIGSDALPPIPAQGLGYRFPADITLDTQFLEMKTGKRLKLPLQPGMSLTANIKLRKVSYLQLLLGTFNDKAKSLKQL from the coding sequence ATGAAATTAAAAAAATTACCTATCAAAAAAAAGCTGAATGAATTATCAATTACGGCCAAAGATTTTATAGAAAAAAATATAAATATTACCCCAAAAAAATGGATTGAATATTTACAAGATTCGTTAGAGAAAGGAGTAATTACAAGGCAAGAAGAGGTGGTTTTAAATCAACCCAAATATTGGGCTAGGGCAATAAGTTGGTCATTGATGGGAGGTACAGCATTTGGAGTGCTCTGGCTATCACTCGGTAAGACAGAAGAAATTATTGTTGCGACAGGAAAATTAGAGCCAATAAAAGGAGTCATTGAAATTCAAATGCCTTTAGAAGGAATCACCAAGAAAGTTTTGGTCAAAGAAGGAGAGAAAGTAGTGAAAGGGCAGAAATTAATTCAATTAGACACTGAAATTTCAATAGCGAAAAGACAAGCATTAGAAGAAAGTCTCAAAATCAACAACGATATTCTCTCTAGGCTAAAAATACTCGTAAGAGAAGGTGCGGTATCAGAATTACAATACCTTCAACAAGAAAATAAAATCGCAGAACTCAAAAGTCAGATCAAAGAAAGTAACGTCATAATCAAATATCAAGAACTCATATCACCCTCAGATGGAATGGTTTTTGATTTAAAACCAAAAGGTCCTGGCTTTGTAGCTCGTACAAGTGAACCAGTACTGAAGATTGTACCGACTGATTTTCTACAAGCCAGAGTTGAAATACCAAGTAGATCAATAGGGTTTGTCAGTGTCAATAAAAAAGCAGATATTAGTATTGATTCATTTCCAGCCACTGACTTCGGTGTAATAAGTGGAGTAGTAAAACGGATAGGCTCTGATGCATTACCACCAATACCAGCTCAAGGTTTGGGATATCGATTCCCAGCAGACATTACATTAGACACTCAATTTTTAGAAATGAAAACTGGAAAACGACTCAAACTACCTTTGCAACCAGGAATGAGTCTCACAGCAAATATTAAACTTAGAAAAGTATCTTATTTGCAATTGTTATTAGGTACCTTTAACGATAAAGCAAAATCACTGAAACAACTTTGA